One segment of Roseisolibacter agri DNA contains the following:
- the queA gene encoding tRNA preQ1(34) S-adenosylmethionine ribosyltransferase-isomerase QueA yields the protein MPGSRTSDYDFALPEHLVAQTPLARRDASRLMVVDRASGSIAHRTFADLATLVPAGDALVVNTTRVFRARLLGVRDSGAPAEVLLLRATGPAEFEAMVQPGAKLKPGRRVTIAPDLAVEVLSVTERGTRLVRLHADGDPMTAVERHGHVPLPPYIHRADAPEDAARYQTVYAARSGSVAAPTAGLHFTPELLDALAARGVRRVDVTLHVGAGTFKPVEVEDPAAHVMHEEWYEVSTDAADALQRVRAAGGRVWAVGTTSARTLESAADPDGRVRAEARDTALFIRPGYRFRAVDHLITNFHLPRSTLLMLVAALAGHELTMHAYAEAVREGYRFYSYGDAMVVV from the coding sequence ATGCCCGGCAGCCGCACCTCCGACTACGACTTCGCCCTTCCCGAGCACCTCGTCGCGCAGACGCCGCTGGCGCGCCGCGACGCCAGCCGGCTGATGGTCGTCGACCGCGCCAGCGGGTCGATCGCCCACCGCACCTTCGCCGACCTGGCGACGCTCGTCCCCGCGGGCGACGCGCTGGTGGTCAACACGACGCGCGTCTTCCGCGCGCGCCTCCTCGGCGTTCGCGACAGCGGCGCGCCGGCCGAGGTGCTGCTGCTGCGCGCGACGGGTCCGGCGGAGTTCGAGGCGATGGTGCAGCCCGGCGCGAAGCTGAAGCCGGGACGCCGCGTCACGATCGCGCCCGACCTCGCCGTCGAGGTGCTGTCGGTCACCGAGCGCGGCACGCGCCTGGTGCGGCTGCACGCCGACGGCGACCCGATGACGGCGGTCGAGCGCCACGGCCACGTGCCGCTGCCGCCCTACATCCACCGCGCCGACGCGCCCGAGGACGCCGCGCGCTACCAGACCGTGTACGCGGCGCGGAGCGGCTCGGTGGCGGCGCCGACGGCGGGGCTGCACTTCACGCCCGAGCTGCTCGACGCGCTGGCCGCGCGCGGCGTGCGGCGCGTGGACGTCACGCTGCACGTGGGCGCGGGCACCTTCAAGCCGGTGGAGGTCGAGGACCCCGCCGCGCACGTGATGCACGAGGAGTGGTACGAGGTCTCCACCGACGCCGCCGACGCGCTGCAGCGCGTGCGCGCCGCGGGCGGCCGCGTGTGGGCCGTCGGCACGACCTCCGCGCGCACGCTGGAGAGCGCGGCCGATCCCGACGGCCGCGTGCGCGCCGAGGCGCGCGACACCGCGCTGTTCATCCGCCCGGGCTACCGCTTCCGCGCGGTCGACCACCTGATCACCAACTTCCACCTCCCGCGCTCCACCCTGCTCATGCTCGTCGCCGCGCTCGCGGGCCACGAGCTGACGATGCACGCCTACGCCGAGGCGGTCCGCGAGGGCTACCGCTTCTACTCGTACGGCGACGCGATGGTGGTCGTCTGA
- the rsmB gene encoding 16S rRNA (cytosine(967)-C(5))-methyltransferase RsmB, producing MPPTDAPPMPRRPIIGGVTPARVLAAETLADLRKGFLLDPSFERRAGGLDARDRRWAQELLWGTLRKRGWLDALLAARVSGGLARLDADVIDLLRLGAYQLLEMTSVPPYAAIAQTVELAKRRHGIGASKLVNAVLRRLERDRAAHGAESLAGVVPADAREALAARHSHPQWLVERWADRWPLDEVEALLAANNREAPVVARPWGLSADALAAELTAAGVRLAEPAPGTVWARDSLQLAPGAALTELGAFRQGHFHVQDPASTLVTQYAAFPEGATVADLCAAPGGKALELSRTAAVVYAGDRSYVRLQRVRANLRRLAVENVIPFVGDAREPAVGAVDALLLDAPCTGTGTFRRHPDARWRLKPSDMAVMPALQRQILRAAARIVKPGGLLVYSTCSIEPEENDAPVDDFLATHPEWTPEPPPAGAVPDAVLDGGRLRVLPQRHGVDGAFAVRLRRAG from the coding sequence ATGCCGCCCACCGACGCGCCGCCCATGCCCCGCCGCCCGATCATCGGCGGCGTCACGCCCGCGCGTGTGCTCGCGGCCGAGACGCTCGCGGACCTGCGCAAGGGATTCCTGCTGGACCCGTCGTTCGAGCGGCGGGCCGGGGGGCTCGACGCGCGCGACCGGCGCTGGGCCCAGGAGCTCCTGTGGGGGACGCTGCGCAAGCGCGGCTGGCTGGACGCGCTGCTGGCGGCGCGCGTCAGCGGCGGCCTGGCCCGCCTCGACGCGGACGTGATCGACCTGCTGCGCCTGGGCGCCTACCAGCTGCTCGAGATGACCAGCGTGCCGCCCTACGCCGCGATCGCGCAGACGGTGGAGCTCGCCAAACGGCGGCACGGGATCGGGGCCAGCAAGCTCGTGAACGCGGTCCTGCGGCGGCTGGAGCGCGACCGCGCGGCGCACGGGGCCGAGTCGCTCGCGGGTGTCGTGCCGGCCGACGCCCGCGAGGCGCTGGCCGCGCGCCACTCGCATCCGCAGTGGCTGGTGGAGCGCTGGGCCGACCGCTGGCCGCTCGACGAGGTGGAGGCGCTACTGGCCGCCAACAACCGCGAGGCGCCCGTCGTCGCGCGCCCGTGGGGCCTCTCGGCCGACGCGCTCGCGGCGGAGCTGACGGCGGCCGGTGTCCGTCTGGCCGAGCCGGCGCCGGGCACCGTGTGGGCGCGCGACAGCCTGCAGCTCGCGCCGGGCGCCGCGCTCACCGAGCTCGGGGCATTCCGGCAGGGGCACTTCCACGTGCAGGACCCCGCCTCGACGCTGGTGACGCAGTACGCCGCCTTCCCCGAGGGCGCGACCGTCGCCGACCTGTGCGCGGCGCCCGGCGGCAAGGCGCTGGAGCTGTCGCGCACCGCGGCCGTGGTGTACGCGGGCGACCGGTCCTACGTGCGGCTGCAGCGCGTGCGCGCGAACCTGCGGCGCCTCGCGGTGGAGAACGTCATCCCCTTCGTCGGCGATGCGCGCGAGCCCGCCGTCGGAGCGGTCGACGCGCTGCTGCTCGACGCGCCGTGCACCGGGACCGGCACCTTCCGCCGCCACCCCGACGCGCGATGGCGCCTGAAGCCGTCCGACATGGCCGTGATGCCGGCGCTGCAGCGGCAGATCCTGCGTGCGGCCGCGCGCATCGTGAAGCCGGGCGGGCTGCTGGTCTACAGCACCTGCTCCATCGAGCCCGAGGAGAACGACGCGCCGGTGGACGACTTCCTGGCCACGCACCCCGAGTGGACGCCGGAGCCGCCGCCCGCGGGCGCGGTGCCCGACGCGGTGCTGGACGGCGGGCGCCTGCGCGTGCTGCCGCAGCGGCACGGCGTGGACGGCGCGTTCGCGGTGCGCCTGCGCCGGGCGGGCTGA
- a CDS encoding PASTA domain-containing protein translates to MATQATPSPAAPPARTVPRWRSRARGILPYVVTGASGFVIGYLIVYLFVFPSQLVPSDRPVPEVVGLLDTDAQQRLRDAGFVPQLGEQQANASVPPNTVLKQNPVATSRKPKGTTVVIDVAVEP, encoded by the coding sequence ATGGCGACCCAGGCCACCCCGTCCCCCGCCGCGCCGCCCGCGCGCACCGTGCCGCGCTGGCGCTCGCGTGCGCGCGGCATCCTGCCGTACGTCGTCACGGGCGCGTCGGGCTTCGTGATCGGCTACCTGATCGTGTACCTGTTCGTGTTCCCGTCGCAGCTGGTGCCGAGCGACCGCCCGGTGCCCGAAGTGGTGGGGCTGCTCGACACCGACGCCCAGCAGCGGCTGCGCGACGCGGGCTTCGTCCCGCAGCTCGGCGAGCAGCAGGCCAACGCGTCGGTGCCGCCGAACACGGTGCTCAAGCAGAATCCCGTCGCGACGTCGCGGAAGCCGAAGGGGACGACGGTCGTGATCGACGTCGCCGTCGAGCCCTGA
- the tgt gene encoding tRNA guanosine(34) transglycosylase Tgt has product MAFELEITHTQGRARAGTFTTPHGTVQTPAFMAVGTLATVKGLDPLDLRAMGAQMILANAYHLHLRPSDALVRQMGGLHRFMAWDGSILTDSGGFQVFSLEGLRKIDEDGVDFRSHIDGSSRRFTPESVMRIERNLGADVIMQFDHVPPGQSDVPVARDAMERSLRWLARCRDEFARLLREDADAPTPEQALFPIVQGGIHAELRRESARAIVDMGAWRGFGVGGLSVGEAKPDMYAMLEVVDDVLPTDRPRYLMGVGYPEDLVEGVRRGVDLFDCVAPTRMGRNGAALTQDGRINLRNARHRDDPGPLDEGCDCTVCTRFSRAYVRHLFTSDEILGLRLLSLHNVHFLVALMQQARTTLADGTFDAWSTEWLARYLAGERARGAVARPVTPHPKR; this is encoded by the coding sequence ATGGCCTTCGAGCTCGAGATCACGCACACGCAGGGGCGCGCCCGCGCCGGCACCTTCACCACGCCGCACGGCACCGTGCAGACGCCCGCCTTCATGGCGGTCGGCACGCTGGCCACGGTGAAGGGCCTCGACCCGCTGGACCTGCGCGCGATGGGCGCGCAGATGATCCTCGCCAACGCGTACCACCTGCACCTGCGGCCCTCCGACGCGCTCGTGCGGCAGATGGGCGGGCTGCACCGCTTCATGGCGTGGGACGGCTCGATCCTCACCGACTCCGGCGGCTTCCAGGTGTTCTCGCTGGAGGGGCTGCGGAAGATCGACGAGGACGGCGTGGACTTCCGCAGCCACATCGACGGGTCGTCGCGCCGCTTCACGCCCGAGAGCGTGATGCGCATCGAGCGCAACCTCGGCGCCGACGTCATCATGCAGTTCGACCACGTGCCGCCGGGGCAGAGCGACGTACCCGTGGCGCGCGACGCGATGGAGCGCTCGCTGCGCTGGCTGGCGCGCTGCCGCGACGAGTTCGCGCGGCTGCTGCGCGAGGACGCGGACGCGCCGACGCCCGAGCAGGCGCTCTTCCCGATCGTGCAGGGCGGCATCCACGCCGAGCTGCGGCGCGAGAGCGCGCGCGCGATCGTCGACATGGGCGCATGGCGCGGCTTCGGCGTCGGCGGCCTCTCGGTGGGCGAGGCGAAGCCCGACATGTACGCGATGCTCGAGGTGGTGGACGACGTGCTCCCCACCGACCGGCCGCGCTACCTGATGGGCGTCGGCTACCCCGAGGACCTGGTCGAGGGCGTGCGCCGTGGCGTCGACCTGTTCGACTGCGTGGCGCCCACGCGCATGGGGCGCAATGGTGCCGCGCTGACGCAGGACGGCCGCATCAACCTGCGCAACGCGCGGCACCGCGACGATCCGGGCCCGCTGGACGAGGGGTGCGACTGCACGGTGTGCACGCGCTTCTCGCGCGCCTACGTGCGGCACCTCTTCACGTCCGACGAGATCCTCGGGCTCCGGCTCCTGAGCCTGCACAACGTGCACTTCCTGGTCGCGCTGATGCAGCAGGCGCGCACGACGCTGGCCGACGGCACCTTCGACGCGTGGAGCACGGAGTGGCTGGCGCGCTACCTGGCGGGCGAGCGCGCGAGAGGCGCGGTGGCGCGGCCGGTGACCCCACACCCCAAACGGTGA
- a CDS encoding endonuclease/exonuclease/phosphatase family protein: MTLRVLSYNIKYGGTGREDALAAVIRAADPDVVMLQEASDPTVVRRLSEATGLHEWGARIGHSTGYLSRHAVTSHAWHHPRGSRHAFLEVELGDVGCRLFGLHLNAWFSKWSEMRRTREIRALLDGIRAHQDGFHAIAGDFNALAPGERLEVRGFPRWIRAMIWLSGRDIARDTIQTMLDGGYVDAWRTLHAGEPGYSFPTWEPHVRLDYLFTPGRYQARIGRCEVFAAPAEARTASDHFPLLVELATA, encoded by the coding sequence GTGACGCTCCGCGTCCTCAGCTACAACATCAAGTACGGCGGCACCGGGCGCGAGGACGCGCTGGCGGCGGTGATCCGCGCCGCCGACCCGGACGTGGTGATGCTGCAGGAGGCGAGCGATCCCACGGTCGTGCGGCGGCTGTCGGAAGCGACGGGCCTGCACGAGTGGGGCGCGCGCATCGGGCACTCGACGGGCTACCTGAGCCGCCACGCGGTCACGTCCCACGCGTGGCACCACCCGCGCGGCTCGCGCCACGCCTTCCTCGAGGTGGAGCTGGGCGACGTCGGGTGCCGGCTGTTCGGGCTGCACCTCAACGCGTGGTTCTCGAAGTGGAGCGAGATGCGGCGCACGCGCGAGATCCGCGCGCTGCTCGACGGCATCCGGGCGCACCAGGATGGCTTCCACGCGATCGCGGGCGACTTCAACGCGCTGGCGCCGGGCGAGCGGCTGGAGGTGCGCGGCTTTCCACGGTGGATCCGCGCGATGATCTGGCTCAGCGGCCGCGACATCGCGCGCGACACGATCCAGACGATGCTCGACGGCGGCTACGTGGACGCGTGGCGCACGCTGCACGCGGGCGAGCCGGGATACTCGTTCCCGACGTGGGAGCCGCACGTGCGGCTCGACTACCTGTTCACGCCGGGGCGCTACCAGGCGCGGATCGGCCGCTGCGAGGTGTTCGCGGCGCCCGCCGAGGCCCGCACGGCGAGCGATCACTTTCCGCTCCTCGTCGAGTTGGCGACGGCGTAG
- a CDS encoding ricin-type beta-trefoil lectin domain protein gives MRTLTRGLLAAALLAACSDVSAPRTALTPGRDAVRTLGLTNGATADTLVVGEALQLTEALPRRRGKTIATATTWSSSNPAVATVSSQGMVTALATGSTVVTARNSLASESATLLVLAAPTMVPAPAPVPAPTTDPTTTVGTLVHAATGLCLSVAGDRNATGVGAVLSTCAGTAGQQWQGAAAGAPALLTVFAGAQCLDDWGAGGGVGDQLGTWTCIPGAPTQTWTLSAAGELKLANGLCVQGGASAGQQATLQYCTGTAAQRWTRVASDVPASTPTTSPTPAPLPTSPAPTTETTPELPRATVDTRMPAQTGRVIAVPAGGDLQAALDAAQPGDVITLANGATYAGNFVLPSKPAGGWIVV, from the coding sequence ATGCGCACCCTGACGCGCGGCCTTCTGGCGGCCGCGCTCCTCGCCGCGTGCTCGGACGTCTCCGCGCCCCGCACGGCCCTGACGCCAGGTCGTGATGCCGTCCGCACCCTCGGCCTCACCAACGGCGCCACGGCCGACACCCTCGTCGTTGGCGAGGCGCTCCAGCTGACCGAGGCGCTGCCGCGTCGCCGCGGCAAGACGATCGCCACGGCGACCACGTGGAGCTCGTCGAACCCGGCCGTCGCGACGGTCTCGTCGCAGGGCATGGTGACGGCGCTGGCCACGGGCAGCACCGTCGTGACCGCGCGCAACTCGCTCGCCTCCGAGAGCGCGACGCTCCTCGTCCTCGCCGCGCCGACGATGGTGCCGGCGCCCGCGCCGGTGCCCGCCCCCACGACCGATCCGACGACCACGGTTGGGACGCTGGTGCACGCCGCGACGGGGCTCTGCCTCTCCGTGGCCGGCGACCGGAACGCCACCGGCGTGGGCGCGGTGCTGAGCACGTGCGCCGGCACGGCCGGGCAGCAGTGGCAGGGCGCAGCCGCCGGCGCCCCCGCGCTGCTCACCGTCTTCGCCGGTGCGCAGTGCCTCGACGACTGGGGCGCTGGCGGCGGGGTCGGGGACCAGCTCGGCACGTGGACCTGCATTCCAGGTGCGCCGACGCAGACCTGGACGCTCTCGGCCGCCGGTGAGCTGAAGCTCGCCAACGGCCTGTGCGTGCAGGGCGGCGCGAGCGCCGGACAGCAGGCGACGCTCCAGTACTGCACGGGCACCGCTGCCCAGCGCTGGACCCGCGTCGCGAGCGACGTGCCGGCCTCCACTCCGACGACGTCGCCGACCCCGGCGCCCCTCCCGACGTCGCCCGCGCCGACGACCGAGACCACGCCGGAGCTGCCGCGCGCGACCGTCGACACGCGCATGCCCGCGCAGACCGGCCGCGTCATCGCCGTGCCGGCGGGCGGCGACCTGCAGGCCGCCCTCGACGCCGCCCAGCCGGGCGACGTCATCACGCTCGCCAACGGCGCCACCTACGCGGGCAACTTCGTCCTCCCCAGCAAGCCCGCCGGCGGCTGGATCGTCGTGC
- the def gene encoding peptide deformylase, with translation MSVLDIHVLGAPILRQESEPVAEMTPELRRLVDDMFETMYVAKGIGLAAPQVGRRERLFVADVDDQPLVLVNPEIVLAEGSARGEEGCLSIPEIYGDVDRPSRVVMRGLDRDGRPIEVEAVDLLARCMQHELDHLNGKLFLDYLGLFKRRSAMQKWEREKAKYPSLRRALITAKELAEQHNEEAL, from the coding sequence GTGTCCGTGCTCGACATCCACGTCCTCGGCGCGCCCATCCTGCGCCAGGAGAGCGAGCCCGTCGCCGAGATGACGCCGGAGCTCCGCCGGCTGGTCGACGACATGTTCGAGACCATGTACGTCGCCAAGGGGATCGGCCTCGCGGCACCACAGGTGGGGCGCCGCGAGCGGCTCTTCGTCGCCGACGTGGACGACCAGCCGCTCGTGCTGGTGAACCCCGAGATCGTGCTCGCCGAGGGCTCGGCGCGCGGCGAGGAGGGGTGCCTGTCGATCCCCGAGATCTACGGCGACGTGGACCGCCCGTCGCGCGTCGTGATGCGCGGCCTGGACCGCGATGGCCGGCCCATCGAGGTCGAGGCGGTGGACCTGCTCGCGCGCTGCATGCAGCACGAGCTCGACCACCTGAACGGGAAGCTCTTCCTCGACTACCTGGGCCTGTTCAAGCGGCGGTCGGCGATGCAGAAGTGGGAGCGCGAGAAGGCGAAGTATCCGTCGCTGCGCCGCGCGCTCATCACCGCGAAGGAGCTGGCCGAGCAGCACAACGAGGAAGCGCTCTAG
- the rpe gene encoding ribulose-phosphate 3-epimerase, producing the protein MPTKIAPSILSADFARLADEIAMCEAGGADMIHVDVMDGRFVPNLTFGAKVIDAVRRCTALPIDVHLMVVEPERYFDDFAKAGANVCTIHVEVSPHLDRQLARIKELGMQAGATLNPATPLVTLEEVARDLDLLLIMSVNPGFGGQRFLEYSVDKIARARRMLDAAGSRALLEVDGGITRDTILRCRRAGADTFVAGNAIFAAADPRAEIAALRNASLETA; encoded by the coding sequence GTGCCCACCAAGATCGCTCCTTCGATTCTGAGCGCCGACTTCGCGCGCCTCGCCGACGAGATCGCGATGTGCGAGGCCGGCGGCGCCGACATGATCCACGTCGACGTCATGGACGGCCGGTTCGTGCCGAACCTGACGTTCGGCGCCAAGGTCATCGACGCCGTGCGGCGCTGCACCGCGCTCCCCATCGACGTGCACCTCATGGTCGTCGAGCCGGAGCGCTACTTCGACGACTTCGCGAAGGCGGGCGCGAACGTCTGCACGATCCACGTCGAGGTGTCGCCGCACCTGGACCGGCAGCTCGCGCGCATCAAGGAGCTGGGGATGCAGGCCGGCGCGACGCTCAATCCGGCGACGCCGCTCGTGACGCTCGAGGAGGTCGCGCGCGACCTCGACCTGCTGCTCATCATGAGCGTGAACCCGGGCTTCGGCGGGCAGCGCTTCCTCGAGTACAGCGTCGACAAGATCGCGCGCGCCCGCCGCATGCTGGACGCCGCCGGCAGCCGCGCGCTGCTGGAGGTCGACGGCGGCATCACGCGCGACACGATCCTCCGCTGCCGCCGCGCGGGCGCCGACACCTTCGTCGCCGGCAACGCGATCTTCGCCGCCGCCGACCCGCGCGCCGAGATCGCGGCGCTGCGCAACGCCAGCCTGGAGACCGCATGA
- the yajC gene encoding preprotein translocase subunit YajC, translating into MYPTLLLLQATANPIYGTLFMYVAIAAIFYFILWRPQQRQRKQHDQTIRALKRGDEIVTAGGIVGEVVHIKEQTAGQPTPEDQITIRSGESRLVVERGRIVRVGAARGAATPAP; encoded by the coding sequence ATGTACCCGACGCTCCTCCTCCTGCAGGCCACGGCGAACCCGATCTACGGGACGCTGTTCATGTACGTCGCGATCGCGGCGATCTTCTACTTCATCCTCTGGCGCCCGCAGCAGCGCCAGCGGAAGCAGCACGACCAGACGATCCGCGCGCTCAAGCGCGGCGACGAGATCGTCACCGCCGGCGGCATCGTGGGCGAGGTCGTGCACATCAAGGAGCAGACGGCCGGGCAGCCGACGCCCGAGGACCAGATCACGATCCGCTCCGGCGAGTCGCGCCTGGTGGTCGAGCGCGGCCGCATCGTCCGGGTGGGCGCCGCGCGCGGCGCCGCCACGCCCGCGCCCTGA
- the fmt gene encoding methionyl-tRNA formyltransferase has product MKILFWGTPDFATPPLRALLGEGFDVVGVVTQPDRPRGRSRSQLDPSPVKQVALAEGLPVLQPEKPRGDAFMDEVRALAPDLSVVVAYGHILPKAVIDLPPRGTLNIHASLLPLLRGADPIRAAIRQGFAHTGVAIMRMVPALDAGPVLHTLQTPIADDETYGELTERLSELGALALMEALALMATGTLHEQPQDDALATYAPKTEREHARIDWTRPAEDVARAIRAYDPRPGAFGALRGADVKLFGARAVPTEERPDVTTGEVIALGPQGMDVKCGEDAVRVLYAQPAGRPRLSVADWARGRGVELGDVFSGPPAEVVT; this is encoded by the coding sequence GTGAAGATCCTCTTCTGGGGCACCCCCGACTTCGCCACGCCCCCGCTGCGCGCGCTGCTCGGCGAGGGCTTCGACGTCGTGGGCGTCGTCACGCAGCCCGACCGCCCGCGCGGGCGCAGCCGCTCGCAGCTCGATCCGTCGCCGGTGAAGCAGGTCGCGCTGGCCGAGGGACTGCCGGTGCTGCAGCCGGAGAAGCCGCGCGGCGACGCGTTCATGGACGAGGTGCGCGCGCTCGCGCCCGACCTGTCGGTCGTCGTGGCGTACGGGCACATCCTGCCGAAGGCGGTGATCGACCTGCCGCCGCGCGGGACGCTCAACATCCACGCGTCGCTGCTGCCGCTGCTGCGCGGCGCGGACCCCATCCGCGCGGCCATCCGCCAGGGCTTCGCGCACACGGGCGTGGCGATCATGCGCATGGTGCCGGCGCTCGACGCGGGGCCGGTGCTGCACACGCTGCAGACGCCGATCGCCGACGACGAGACGTACGGCGAGCTGACGGAGCGCCTGTCCGAGCTCGGCGCGCTGGCGCTGATGGAGGCGCTGGCCCTGATGGCGACCGGCACGCTGCACGAGCAGCCGCAGGACGACGCGCTCGCGACCTACGCGCCCAAGACCGAGCGCGAGCACGCGCGCATCGACTGGACGCGCCCCGCGGAGGACGTCGCCCGCGCGATCCGCGCCTACGACCCGCGCCCGGGCGCGTTCGGCGCGCTGCGCGGCGCGGACGTGAAGCTGTTCGGCGCGCGCGCCGTCCCCACCGAGGAGCGCCCCGACGTCACCACGGGCGAGGTCATCGCGCTCGGCCCGCAGGGGATGGACGTGAAGTGCGGCGAGGACGCGGTGCGCGTGCTCTATGCGCAGCCCGCCGGCCGGCCGCGGCTGTCGGTGGCCGACTGGGCGCGAGGGCGCGGGGTGGAGTTGGGAGACGTGTTCTCAGGGCCGCCGGCAGAGGTCGTGACCTGA
- a CDS encoding TlpA disulfide reductase family protein: protein MTARAQWTLVLGVIAALALGLWAATHLLKDELYHVEVGSEAPRFAAVTLDTPAKPRTLDDYKGRVVLVNIWATWCPPCRQEMPSLQALHRDFSPRGFRVVAVSIDDAGAEQKVRDFVQEFGLTFDVLHDPAGAIQKQYATTGVPENFVIGADGTVRKKAYAQDWNSPENRALIARLLDEAGAPAAGAATTAGTR, encoded by the coding sequence ATGACCGCGCGCGCGCAGTGGACCCTCGTCCTCGGCGTCATCGCCGCGCTGGCGCTGGGGCTGTGGGCCGCCACGCACCTGCTGAAGGACGAGCTCTATCACGTCGAGGTGGGCAGCGAGGCGCCGCGCTTCGCCGCGGTCACGCTCGACACGCCGGCGAAGCCGCGCACGCTCGACGACTACAAGGGCCGCGTCGTGCTCGTGAACATCTGGGCGACGTGGTGCCCGCCCTGCCGCCAGGAGATGCCCAGCCTGCAGGCGCTGCACCGCGACTTCTCGCCGCGCGGCTTCCGCGTCGTCGCCGTCAGCATCGACGACGCGGGCGCCGAGCAGAAGGTGCGCGACTTCGTGCAGGAGTTCGGGCTCACCTTCGACGTGCTGCACGATCCCGCGGGCGCCATCCAGAAGCAGTACGCGACCACCGGCGTGCCCGAGAACTTCGTCATCGGCGCCGACGGCACGGTGCGCAAGAAGGCGTACGCGCAGGACTGGAACTCGCCCGAGAACCGCGCGCTGATCGCGCGGCTCCTGGACGAGGCGGGCGCGCCGGCGGCCGGCGCGGCGACGACGGCCGGAACGCGCTGA
- the ruvB gene encoding Holliday junction branch migration DNA helicase RuvB: MARAEITTPEIISEESVVELSLRPQRLAEFIGQEKVKGNLRIAIAAAIARKEPLDHTLFHGPPGLGKTTLAELIARELSVNIHTTSGPAIEKPGDLVGKLTNMREGDILFIDEIHRLRPVIEEFLYPAMEDYKIDIRLSEGPKAQTITMPIERFTLVGATTRFGMLTSPMRARFGIVERLNYYPEDALELIVRRTADVLKVPCDAGGAAEIARRSRGTPRIANRLLRRVRDYAEVEAGGAISKEVADLALRRLDVDEFGLDDMDARVLRCIIEKFDGGPVGISTIAAAVGEDGGTIEEVYEPFLVQHGFLQRTPRGRMATSQAYRHFGYEPPAGGANAQPNLFGG, from the coding sequence ATGGCCAGAGCCGAGATCACCACCCCCGAGATCATCAGCGAGGAGAGCGTCGTCGAGCTCTCGCTGCGTCCGCAACGCCTGGCGGAGTTCATCGGCCAGGAGAAGGTGAAGGGCAACCTGCGGATCGCGATCGCCGCCGCCATCGCGCGGAAGGAGCCGCTCGACCACACGCTCTTCCACGGCCCCCCGGGCCTGGGCAAGACGACGCTGGCCGAGCTGATCGCGCGCGAGCTGAGCGTGAACATCCACACCACGAGCGGCCCGGCGATCGAGAAGCCGGGCGACCTGGTGGGGAAGCTCACGAACATGCGCGAGGGGGACATCCTCTTCATCGACGAGATCCACCGCCTGCGTCCCGTGATCGAGGAGTTCCTCTATCCGGCGATGGAGGACTACAAGATCGACATCCGCCTGAGCGAGGGCCCGAAGGCGCAGACGATCACGATGCCGATCGAGCGCTTCACGCTGGTGGGTGCGACGACGCGCTTCGGCATGCTGACGTCGCCGATGCGCGCGCGCTTCGGGATCGTGGAGCGGCTGAACTACTATCCCGAGGACGCGCTCGAGCTGATCGTGCGCCGCACGGCGGACGTGCTGAAGGTGCCGTGCGACGCGGGCGGAGCGGCGGAGATCGCGCGCCGCTCGCGCGGCACGCCACGCATCGCGAACCGCCTGCTGCGCCGCGTGCGCGACTACGCGGAGGTGGAGGCGGGCGGCGCGATCTCGAAGGAGGTGGCGGACCTGGCGCTGCGCCGGCTGGACGTCGACGAGTTCGGGCTGGACGACATGGACGCGCGCGTGCTGCGCTGCATCATCGAGAAGTTCGACGGCGGACCGGTGGGCATCTCGACGATCGCCGCCGCGGTGGGTGAGGACGGCGGCACGATCGAGGAGGTGTACGAGCCCTTCCTCGTGCAGCACGGCTTCCTGCAGCGCACCCCGCGCGGCCGCATGGCGACGTCGCAGGCGTACCGGCACTTCGGCTACGAGCCGCCGGCGGGCGGGGCGAACGCGCAGCCGAACCTGTTCGGAGGCTGA